In the genome of Fervidobacterium nodosum Rt17-B1, the window TTAGGTCTTCTCGCTTGAATGAGATAAAATTTGGTGAATAAGTGATATTATGAATTTATAAAGGGCGGTGGTAAGGTGAAAAAGCGATCGTGTTTGTTGTTAATAAAAGTTATTTTTGTGTTTTTCTTTTCAATTACTTCGGTTTTTGCTGCTACAATAAAAGACCTTTCGCCATCTGCTTCCGATTACAAAGCAGTAAATGCATTAGTTGACATGAAAATATTAGACGTTGATTCAAATGGAAACTTTAAGCCCTCGCTTCTTATTACTAAGTTGGATCTTGCAAGGTATCTTTACAACCTTATTGATTATTACAACCTTAATAACTTATCAAGATTACAAACAAGTTTAGGTGATGTCGTAACATCAAGTGATTTAAAAAAATTGGATAGTAAAATCTCAGGTTTGGACAGCAGGATTTCCGGTGTTGAGAAACAAATTCAATCGATTCAAAGTAGTCAAAATAATCTTCAAGATACGGTTAAGAACCTTCAGGTAAATATAAATGAAATGGCAAAAAAGATAGATTCTTTAGAAAAAAAGATTTCCGCTCCAGTTTCAACTCCTTCAATACCATCATCTTACCAAGAAACGTTAACAAGCTTGCAGAAAAGTGTGAATGATTTAAAAACTCAGCTATCAAATAATGAAAAACAACTCTCAACTATAAAGCAGCAAATATCAGTAAATGAGTCTAGTATTGAGAATTTGAATAAATTAATCCAAAAAAATACCGAAAAAATAGATAGTCTAACTAGTAATATATCCAGTTTAACTAATAATGTATCAAAAATAAATAATAAACTTGAAATTGTAGACAATATTTTAGTTAATTACTCGAATGAGATTCAAACTATTAAAAATAGTATAGAAAACATTAATGTTAATACGAAAAATACCAATAACAGAATAGACTCTCTTGAAAAACTAATGCTTTCTATTAATTCATCGTTAGATCAAAGATTGAAAAAAGTCGAAGAAATAATAAATAAAGGTGATGAATTTCTAAAAAAATTGGATGCGGTGGATGCTATTACTGTGGAGAATGCTTTTAATAATATCCAACTTTTAACAAACAGATTTGACCAGATAGAACAGAGATTTAATAAAATTGAAGACTATGTTAATACGTTAAATGTAGAGCAAATGAAAATTATGAACGAAATTTCAAAGTCCAAAGTAGAGCAAGAAAAAATAAATGAAATAGGTTCTAAATTAGAGACTTTAAATGATTATCAGCAAAAAACAAATAACGAGATTTCGAAAATGCAATCAAACTACGACCAACT includes:
- a CDS encoding S-layer homology domain-containing protein; the encoded protein is MKKRSCLLLIKVIFVFFFSITSVFAATIKDLSPSASDYKAVNALVDMKILDVDSNGNFKPSLLITKLDLARYLYNLIDYYNLNNLSRLQTSLGDVVTSSDLKKLDSKISGLDSRISGVEKQIQSIQSSQNNLQDTVKNLQVNINEMAKKIDSLEKKISAPVSTPSIPSSYQETLTSLQKSVNDLKTQLSNNEKQLSTIKQQISVNESSIENLNKLIQKNTEKIDSLTSNISSLTNNVSKINNKLEIVDNILVNYSNEIQTIKNSIENINVNTKNTNNRIDSLEKLMLSINSSLDQRLKKVEEIINKGDEFLKKLDAVDAITVENAFNNIQLLTNRFDQIEQRFNKIEDYVNTLNVEQMKIMNEISKSKVEQEKINEIGSKLETLNDYQQKTNNEISKMQSNYDQLKNELNITRWIAIGSLLLSTVLFFIIITNQ